One region of Brachybacterium saurashtrense genomic DNA includes:
- a CDS encoding ribonuclease HI family protein translates to MTITAAADGSALGNPGPAGWAWYIDDDCWRAGGWPHGTNNMGELKAVLDLLEATAVDADQHLLILCDSQYVINSVTKWMPGWKRKGWRKKDGKPVLNVELLKDIDRALAGRSVEFEWVKGHSGHAMNEAADRRANAAATAFSKKQDPDVGPGYRGGATAAGTVDGPAAGATGAGSAGAAGAGSAGAGSAGAGGVRVGAGSGGAATDGNGPAGSTAPADDLFSLFEQAPDQTPDQAPAAPGASCSTAVEDTVLVADAPGSTDFEQITAREQALHSDALRADAPSAAELLHRGFTEVGASGRRYDREEILAALAPMPGVEAEEFVADEVAPGVVLLQYTTQEPRGTVHRSSLWVREKGRWLLRHHQGTPVAGR, encoded by the coding sequence ATGACGATCACCGCTGCGGCCGACGGCTCCGCCCTCGGCAATCCCGGACCCGCCGGCTGGGCCTGGTACATCGACGACGACTGCTGGCGTGCGGGCGGGTGGCCCCACGGCACCAACAACATGGGCGAGCTGAAGGCGGTGCTGGACCTGCTCGAGGCCACCGCCGTCGACGCCGACCAGCACCTGCTGATCCTCTGCGACAGCCAGTACGTCATCAACTCGGTGACGAAGTGGATGCCGGGCTGGAAGCGCAAGGGCTGGCGCAAGAAGGACGGCAAGCCGGTGCTGAACGTCGAGCTGCTCAAGGACATCGACCGTGCCCTGGCCGGGCGCAGCGTCGAGTTCGAGTGGGTCAAGGGCCATTCCGGGCACGCGATGAACGAGGCGGCGGATCGGCGTGCGAACGCCGCCGCGACGGCGTTCTCGAAGAAGCAGGATCCGGACGTGGGACCCGGATACCGGGGCGGGGCGACGGCGGCCGGCACGGTGGACGGCCCCGCGGCGGGCGCAACGGGTGCTGGCTCTGCTGGCGCTGCGGGCGCTGGCTCCGCGGGCGCTGGCTCTGCGGGCGCGGGCGGGGTGCGCGTGGGCGCGGGCTCCGGGGGAGCGGCGACCGATGGGAATGGCCCGGCCGGGTCCACGGCGCCGGCCGACGACCTGTTCAGCCTGTTCGAGCAGGCCCCGGACCAGACCCCGGACCAGGCCCCGGCCGCTCCGGGCGCGAGCTGCTCCACCGCTGTCGAGGACACGGTGCTGGTCGCCGACGCGCCGGGCTCGACGGACTTCGAGCAGATCACGGCGCGGGAGCAGGCGCTGCACAGCGATGCGCTGCGTGCGGATGCGCCGAGCGCCGCGGAGCTGTTGCATCGGGGGTTCACCGAGGTGGGGGCGAGCGGGCGACGCTACGACCGGGAGGAGATCCTGGCCGCCCTCGCGCCGATGCCCGGCGTCGAGGCGGAGGAGTTCGTGGCCGACGAGGTCGCGCCCGGCGTGGTGCTGCTGCAGTACACGACCCAGGAGCCGCGCGGCACCGTGCACCGCAGCTCGCTGTGGGTGCGGGAGAAGGGCCGGTGGCTGCTGCGCCACCATCAGGGCACGCCGGTCGCCGGGCGATAG
- a CDS encoding HNH endonuclease encodes MNSTPMGSGDDPDEDTPRRDVSAPSGDVLEDVLGRFAELEAAPAARALIAQVLAATLMAFTRTASVRDSLPDTAPESAAEALAVLGGIDHLRGALAAVDATWQVAAEERIRRDDAAHGVPSSAQGRGAGQEIALARRVSPAAASFSRAKARRLVQHMPASVDHLWSGGMTDSQASALSGALDGASPETCRRIDDHLREHPEFLHGKGHRRLQAEIRAMVQKLEPETSRERAERAARSRHVRMAPLADGMARISAVMRAVDAVGVMQSLRTRAESLRAAGERTPVPALEADLLVDDALRAAPATQQAPARHRADPAGSEPGSADAPDAASESESESESEDAATGAAIVEPPRLRPGLDVGIVITDTALLGRDDDAQTAELEGYGTIPAHILRDTLLGRPPGQLRDVEEPHPDETVTAFYRRLYRSPRTSELIGMESRARAFPAGLARMIRWRDTTCRAPWCNARIRHSDHAVPHHRGGATSYANGQGLCARCNLLKEHGLWVLTPHERRTTSVSDPDAPSGAKPDAQSDAPLDDRPGAGSGTRPRSDPSAPPRAWIWASPHGAHGTSSTPPLITPWPDPPPEGPTETQPGDRPAGSDDEPPEEPPDEPPEAPPSR; translated from the coding sequence ATGAATTCGACGCCGATGGGCAGTGGGGACGACCCCGACGAGGACACCCCTCGCCGGGACGTCTCCGCACCGTCGGGCGATGTCCTCGAGGACGTCCTGGGGCGCTTCGCGGAGCTCGAGGCCGCGCCCGCGGCCCGCGCGCTGATCGCACAGGTCCTCGCCGCGACGCTGATGGCCTTCACCCGCACCGCGTCGGTGCGGGATTCGCTGCCGGACACGGCCCCCGAGAGCGCCGCGGAGGCGCTGGCCGTGCTCGGCGGGATCGACCACCTGCGCGGCGCTCTTGCCGCGGTGGATGCGACCTGGCAGGTCGCCGCCGAGGAGAGGATCCGGCGCGACGACGCCGCCCATGGGGTGCCCTCGTCGGCGCAGGGTCGCGGCGCCGGTCAGGAGATCGCTCTGGCGCGGCGGGTCTCCCCCGCCGCCGCCTCGTTCTCGCGGGCGAAGGCACGCCGCCTGGTGCAGCACATGCCGGCCTCGGTGGATCATCTCTGGTCCGGTGGCATGACCGATTCGCAGGCCTCCGCGCTCTCCGGCGCGCTGGACGGCGCCTCGCCGGAGACCTGTCGCCGGATCGACGACCATCTCCGCGAGCATCCCGAGTTCCTGCACGGCAAGGGGCACCGGCGCCTGCAGGCGGAGATCCGGGCCATGGTGCAGAAGCTCGAGCCGGAGACCTCGCGCGAGCGGGCTGAACGGGCGGCACGCTCCCGGCACGTGCGGATGGCCCCGCTGGCCGACGGGATGGCACGGATCTCCGCCGTGATGCGCGCGGTCGATGCGGTCGGCGTGATGCAGTCGCTGCGCACGCGCGCCGAGTCGCTGCGCGCCGCGGGTGAGCGGACGCCCGTGCCCGCGCTGGAAGCCGATCTCCTGGTGGACGACGCCCTGCGCGCCGCGCCCGCGACGCAGCAGGCTCCCGCGCGGCACCGCGCCGACCCCGCCGGCTCCGAGCCCGGCTCCGCCGACGCCCCCGACGCCGCCTCCGAGTCCGAGTCCGAGTCCGAGTCCGAGGATGCCGCCACCGGGGCGGCGATCGTGGAGCCGCCGCGCCTGCGGCCCGGTCTCGACGTGGGCATCGTCATCACCGACACGGCGCTCCTGGGTCGCGATGACGACGCCCAGACCGCCGAGCTCGAGGGCTACGGCACCATCCCCGCCCACATCCTGCGCGACACCCTGCTCGGGCGCCCGCCGGGGCAGCTGCGGGACGTGGAGGAGCCCCATCCCGACGAGACCGTCACCGCGTTCTACCGCCGCCTGTACCGCAGCCCGCGCACCAGCGAGCTGATCGGGATGGAATCGCGCGCCCGCGCCTTCCCCGCGGGGCTGGCCCGGATGATCCGCTGGCGCGACACCACCTGCCGCGCCCCGTGGTGCAACGCGCGGATCCGCCACAGCGACCACGCCGTCCCCCACCATCGCGGCGGGGCCACCAGCTACGCGAACGGCCAGGGGCTGTGCGCTCGCTGCAACCTGCTCAAGGAACACGGACTGTGGGTGCTGACGCCTCACGAGCGCCGCACGACGAGCGTTTCAGACCCTGACGCACCGTCCGGCGCAAAGCCCGATGCACAGTCCGACGCTCCGCTCGACGATCGGCCCGGCGCAGGGTCCGGGACACGACCCCGCTCCGACCCGTCGGCGCCTCCGAGGGCGTGGATCTGGGCGAGCCCGCACGGGGCGCACGGCACGTCGAGCACACCGCCGCTGATCACACCGTGGCCCGATCCCCCACCCGAGGGGCCGACCGAGACGCAGCCCGGTGACCGGCCCGCGGGGTCAGACGACGAGCCGCCCGAGGAACCGCCCGACGAGCCGCCGGAGGCACCGCCGTCCAGGTAG
- a CDS encoding GntR family transcriptional regulator, translating to MHIPIDPSASAPFYEQIREGIAAAILRGDLAPGEALPSIRALARDLRVSVITTTRAYNELVADGLVDAVRGKGVFVRAQDADQLRERALLQIDEAFDAAVRAARTAGIQDHELSRRFTQRLEEER from the coding sequence ATGCACATCCCGATCGACCCCTCCGCCTCCGCACCCTTCTACGAGCAGATCCGCGAGGGCATCGCTGCGGCCATCCTCCGCGGGGACCTCGCGCCGGGGGAAGCCCTTCCCTCGATCCGCGCTCTCGCCCGTGACCTGCGGGTCAGCGTCATCACCACCACGCGTGCGTACAACGAGCTGGTCGCCGACGGGCTGGTCGACGCGGTGCGCGGCAAAGGCGTGTTCGTGCGCGCCCAGGACGCCGACCAGCTGCGCGAACGGGCACTGCTGCAGATCGACGAGGCGTTCGACGCGGCGGTGCGCGCCGCCCGCACCGCAGGGATCCAGGACCACGAGCTGAGCCGTCGCTTCACCCAGCGGCTCGAGGAGGAGCGATGA
- a CDS encoding ATP-binding cassette domain-containing protein, translating into MSENRSHAVIVRGLEVRVPSAAKPFAGPLPVVRGLDLTVPTGQVTVMVGANGAGKTTTLRAVTGAHPFSAGSIEVLGTALGPARVRPPQGVASLPGISAHPRRWTSRHIARMRKDAVPGFDVTWFEELLTAFGIPREQEVNRLSQGQATQLGLASALAQDPRLLILDEPFAHLDPLARTELVDVLRCFMAGEDRTLLIATHDLEGMERFADQLVMVSRGVDVVSGDVESLRDEFLLCAIDSEVTTELEASLVGPTTTGAGTSALVAVDDAVGLPTTATLRRPDVSEIVTHLLRAARDDAAAERRTAR; encoded by the coding sequence ATGAGCGAGAACCGATCGCACGCTGTCATCGTGCGCGGGCTGGAGGTGCGCGTCCCCTCCGCCGCGAAACCCTTTGCCGGGCCGCTCCCGGTGGTGCGGGGCCTGGACCTCACGGTCCCCACCGGCCAGGTCACTGTGATGGTCGGTGCCAACGGCGCCGGGAAGACCACCACCCTGCGAGCCGTCACCGGTGCGCACCCCTTCTCGGCGGGATCCATCGAGGTGCTCGGCACGGCGCTGGGCCCCGCCCGCGTCCGGCCCCCGCAGGGTGTGGCGAGTCTCCCGGGGATCTCCGCCCATCCGCGCCGCTGGACCTCGCGGCACATAGCGCGCATGCGGAAGGACGCGGTCCCCGGCTTCGACGTCACCTGGTTCGAGGAGCTCCTGACCGCCTTCGGGATCCCGCGCGAGCAGGAGGTGAACCGGCTGTCCCAGGGGCAGGCCACCCAGCTCGGACTGGCCTCGGCCCTCGCGCAGGATCCGCGGCTGCTGATCCTCGATGAGCCCTTCGCGCATCTCGACCCGCTCGCGCGCACCGAGCTCGTCGACGTCCTGCGGTGCTTCATGGCGGGGGAGGACCGCACGCTGCTGATCGCCACCCATGACCTCGAGGGCATGGAGCGCTTCGCCGACCAGCTCGTGATGGTCTCCCGGGGCGTCGACGTGGTCAGCGGCGACGTCGAGTCACTGCGCGACGAGTTCCTGCTGTGCGCGATCGACTCCGAGGTGACGACGGAGCTCGAGGCCTCTCTGGTGGGGCCGACGACCACGGGCGCGGGGACCTCTGCACTGGTCGCCGTCGATGACGCCGTCGGCCTGCCCACCACCGCCACGCTGCGCCGTCCGGACGTGAGCGAGATCGTCACCCACCTGCTGCGCGCCGCGCGCGACGACGCCGCAGCTGAGAGGAGGACTGCACGATGA
- a CDS encoding ATP-binding cassette domain-containing protein — protein sequence MSTLQSTPAAVSVRGLDVHLPDPRRRTRPSCRVLRDDSFEVPRGQVTALVGTNGAGKTTLLRTLSGAYAPSTGDIAVEGVPLGGAEDALPAGVGVVPDSPFQPAHWTADDLVLAQCAVEPEYDARLVGRLLRRAGIAPSAPLRRLSAGQRSRLLVAVALGMHPTLLLLDEPFAHLDPLARTEVVEELREHLADGADRTILLSTHDLGGMDRFVDHIVLLHDGRVVLEGGALDLIEDHLMATVEAAASHTAELRGARRSGDRLEGLMRAEDAVGLPSIVDLRRPTLQDVLTFTLREASR from the coding sequence ATGAGCACGCTCCAGAGCACGCCCGCGGCGGTCTCGGTGCGCGGGCTCGACGTCCACCTCCCGGACCCGCGGCGTCGGACCCGTCCGTCGTGCCGGGTGCTGCGGGACGACTCCTTCGAGGTGCCTCGCGGCCAGGTCACCGCACTGGTCGGAACCAACGGTGCTGGGAAGACCACGCTGCTGCGCACCCTCAGCGGCGCCTACGCACCGAGCACAGGGGACATCGCGGTCGAAGGTGTTCCGCTCGGCGGGGCCGAGGATGCCCTCCCCGCCGGCGTCGGCGTCGTGCCCGACTCCCCGTTCCAGCCCGCGCACTGGACCGCCGACGATCTCGTGCTCGCCCAGTGCGCCGTCGAGCCCGAGTACGACGCGCGCCTCGTCGGCAGGCTCCTGCGCCGCGCGGGCATCGCTCCGTCGGCGCCGCTGCGCCGCCTCTCCGCCGGACAGCGCAGCCGCCTGCTGGTCGCCGTCGCCCTCGGCATGCATCCCACCCTGCTGCTGCTCGACGAGCCCTTCGCCCATCTCGATCCCCTGGCCCGCACCGAGGTGGTCGAGGAGCTGCGCGAGCATCTCGCTGACGGCGCGGATCGCACGATCCTGCTGTCCACCCACGACCTCGGCGGGATGGACCGATTCGTCGACCACATCGTGCTGCTCCATGACGGCCGCGTGGTGCTCGAGGGTGGCGCGCTCGACCTGATCGAGGACCACCTGATGGCCACCGTGGAGGCCGCTGCCTCGCACACCGCCGAGCTGCGGGGAGCCCGACGCAGCGGCGACCGACTCGAGGGCCTGATGCGCGCCGAGGACGCCGTAGGGCTGCCGAGCATCGTGGACCTGCGTCGTCCCACGCTCCAGGACGTCCTCACCTTCACCCTCCGGGAGGCCTCCCGATGA
- a CDS encoding DUF418 domain-containing protein, whose amino-acid sequence MTSLPLARRAAGPDLARGLSLLGIALANMVGWLHGREWTVLCKQQDGTGADRLVDVLLALLVDNRGFPLFALLFGYGIGILHRRSRARGEPARRFLARMGRRHLVLLGIGLLHTILLFSGDILVAYAIMGMLLVLLIPRGRIALPLAGVVTLPALGVWGWVDGTIGLTGRDGYAAASAPTYLDSLALRADGALTDTALVLLSDIGLLAPMAMGAVAARIHLLERVEENRDLLVPLCRWGLLMGLLGALPLAAVLLLDPAHQHLDNTVALGVMGVLHQYSGLAGALGLAAGAALLAEWTRAERAVTGGGERRPSPRTAALRTALDGIEALGAVSLTAYLAQSLLYLALFPPYTLDLGAHLGSAGTAGIMVLGWLAMIPAAVWLRRRGRRGPGEALLRGLGGSLPARAAPSQATPPRATTGSAQRR is encoded by the coding sequence ATGACCTCCCTCCCGCTCGCCCGGCGCGCCGCCGGCCCCGACCTCGCCCGCGGGCTCTCGCTGCTGGGCATCGCGCTGGCGAACATGGTGGGCTGGCTGCACGGACGGGAGTGGACCGTGCTGTGCAAGCAGCAGGACGGCACCGGGGCGGACCGGCTGGTCGACGTGCTCCTCGCGCTGCTGGTCGACAACCGCGGCTTCCCCCTGTTCGCGCTGCTGTTCGGCTACGGGATCGGGATCCTGCACCGCCGCTCCCGCGCCCGCGGCGAGCCCGCGCGGCGCTTCCTCGCCCGGATGGGCCGGCGCCATCTGGTGCTGCTCGGCATCGGCCTGCTCCACACGATCCTGCTGTTCAGCGGGGACATCCTGGTGGCGTACGCGATCATGGGCATGCTGCTGGTGCTGCTGATCCCCCGGGGCCGGATCGCGCTGCCGCTGGCCGGAGTCGTCACCCTGCCGGCGCTCGGAGTGTGGGGCTGGGTGGACGGCACCATCGGCCTGACCGGTCGCGACGGCTACGCGGCGGCGTCGGCCCCCACCTACCTCGACTCGCTCGCGCTGCGCGCCGACGGCGCTCTCACCGACACCGCTCTCGTGCTGCTCTCCGACATCGGGCTGCTCGCGCCGATGGCGATGGGTGCGGTCGCCGCCCGGATCCACCTGCTGGAGCGGGTGGAGGAGAACCGCGACCTGCTGGTGCCGCTGTGCCGCTGGGGTCTGCTCATGGGTCTGCTCGGTGCGCTCCCCCTGGCCGCGGTGCTGCTGCTGGACCCCGCGCACCAGCACCTGGACAACACCGTCGCCCTCGGGGTGATGGGGGTGCTGCACCAGTACTCGGGCCTCGCCGGGGCGCTGGGCCTCGCGGCGGGTGCCGCGCTGCTGGCGGAGTGGACGCGGGCGGAACGGGCGGTGACCGGGGGAGGAGAGCGGCGCCCCTCCCCGCGGACCGCGGCGCTCCGCACCGCCCTCGACGGCATCGAGGCGCTCGGCGCGGTCTCGCTCACCGCGTACCTGGCCCAGTCCCTGCTCTACCTGGCGCTGTTCCCGCCGTACACCCTCGACCTCGGCGCGCACCTGGGCAGCGCCGGCACGGCCGGGATCATGGTGCTGGGCTGGCTGGCGATGATCCCCGCGGCCGTCTGGCTGCGCCGCCGCGGCCGACGGGGCCCGGGCGAGGCGCTGCTGCGCGGGCTCGGGGGCTCCCTGCCGGCCCGCGCCGCGCCGTCCCAGGCCACACCGCCCCGGGCCACCACGGGAAGTGCACAGCGCCGATGA
- a CDS encoding DUF4031 domain-containing protein — protein sequence MTVYADTPRWPRHGMLWGHLISDTSLEELHELASRAGLPPRAFDLDHYDWPDSARESLAEAGARFVADGELTRILLASGLRVKLRDRPAARAARTAAHAAALGLHPVPRDLVVGPLGHAEPLPDEPGAFRLTREHPERPPRLEAHDAAGRRAAAVMLERLDALSRAATGAGFTGQVMDAPADGPSGPPPSGPPPSGSPLSGPPPYGPSGAVGGSSAPPPSGRN from the coding sequence ATGACCGTCTACGCCGACACCCCGCGCTGGCCCCGGCACGGCATGCTGTGGGGCCACCTGATCTCCGACACCTCGCTCGAGGAGCTGCACGAGCTCGCCTCGCGCGCCGGTCTCCCGCCGCGCGCCTTCGACCTCGACCACTACGACTGGCCCGACTCCGCCCGGGAGTCGCTCGCCGAGGCCGGGGCGCGATTCGTCGCCGACGGCGAGCTCACGCGGATCCTCCTCGCCTCGGGGCTGAGGGTGAAGCTGCGCGACCGGCCCGCCGCCCGGGCCGCCCGCACCGCCGCCCACGCCGCCGCGCTCGGCCTGCACCCGGTGCCGCGCGATCTGGTGGTGGGTCCGCTCGGTCACGCCGAGCCCCTGCCCGACGAGCCCGGCGCCTTCCGCCTCACCCGCGAGCACCCGGAGCGACCGCCGCGCCTGGAGGCGCACGATGCGGCGGGCAGACGGGCCGCCGCGGTGATGCTGGAGAGGCTCGACGCGCTCAGCCGCGCGGCGACCGGCGCCGGCTTCACCGGTCAGGTGATGGACGCACCGGCCGACGGGCCCTCCGGCCCGCCGCCCTCCGGCCCGCCGCCCTCCGGCTCGCCGCTCTCCGGCCCACCGCCTTACGGGCCCTCCGGCGCGGTCGGGGGCTCGTCGGCCCCGCCGCCCAGCGGACGGAACTGA
- a CDS encoding sensor histidine kinase gives MSLWTRIVALISLLLVLGTVVTGSLSLFLLNRTLIQAVDTNLKSGMGEMLTLARHELAGDDDAVQKSTYTPVEYAVEIRDDAGRPIEQALIHYGPGEVSLDFPDLSDEQILQRGGRPFTVLDSAENRWRVIAMVNAGPEGGSVYVALPLTGVDRTMHEMALIIVLVGTLVVLVGMGLGGYVTHRALEPLRDVESTASQIAGGDLSRRVPVTDTSLEVHDLALSLNEMLVRIEQSFAAQSASEERATRSEAKMRRFVGDASHELRTPLAAIRGFGELYRMGALRSDEDVSSAMRRIEDEARRMGSLVENLLRLARLDEKPELDLAPVDFTDALFDAAQDLRALDPGRQVMVTSLSGTPLSVQPHVAIGVMGDEASLRQVILNLVGNASRHTPKGSPVELAVGYTAPDRVRIEVRDHGEGIDDDQREKVFERFYRTDSSRVRSAGQGGGAGLGLSIAASIVEQHRGAIGVTETAGGGATFWVELQGTELAPELEVEPDQFRPLGGGADEPPTAPEGP, from the coding sequence GTGTCCCTGTGGACGCGGATCGTCGCGCTCATCTCCCTGCTGCTGGTGCTCGGCACCGTGGTCACCGGGAGCCTGTCGCTGTTCCTGCTGAACCGCACCCTCATCCAGGCGGTGGACACGAACCTGAAGTCCGGCATGGGCGAGATGCTCACCCTGGCCCGGCACGAGCTGGCCGGTGACGACGACGCCGTCCAGAAGAGCACGTACACGCCGGTGGAGTACGCGGTGGAGATCCGCGACGACGCGGGCCGCCCGATCGAGCAGGCGCTGATCCACTACGGGCCCGGCGAGGTCTCCCTCGACTTCCCCGACCTCAGCGACGAGCAGATCCTGCAGCGCGGCGGGCGGCCGTTCACTGTGCTGGACTCGGCGGAGAACCGCTGGCGCGTGATCGCGATGGTGAACGCCGGCCCGGAGGGCGGCAGCGTGTACGTGGCGCTCCCGCTCACCGGCGTGGACCGCACCATGCACGAGATGGCGCTGATCATCGTGCTGGTGGGCACGCTGGTGGTGCTGGTGGGCATGGGCCTGGGCGGCTACGTGACCCATCGGGCGCTGGAGCCGCTGCGGGACGTGGAGTCCACCGCCTCGCAGATCGCCGGCGGCGATCTCTCGCGCCGCGTCCCCGTCACGGACACCAGCCTCGAGGTGCACGATCTGGCGCTGTCGCTGAACGAGATGCTGGTGCGCATCGAGCAGTCCTTCGCCGCGCAGTCCGCCTCCGAGGAGCGCGCCACCCGCTCCGAGGCGAAGATGCGGCGCTTCGTGGGCGACGCCTCGCACGAGCTGCGCACGCCGCTGGCGGCGATCCGCGGCTTCGGCGAGCTGTACCGCATGGGTGCGCTGCGCTCGGACGAGGACGTCTCCTCGGCGATGCGGCGCATCGAGGACGAGGCGCGCCGCATGGGCTCCCTGGTGGAGAACCTGCTGCGCTTGGCGCGGCTGGACGAGAAGCCGGAGCTGGACCTGGCGCCGGTGGACTTCACCGACGCCCTGTTCGACGCCGCGCAGGATCTGCGCGCCCTGGACCCCGGCCGCCAGGTGATGGTGACCTCGCTGTCCGGCACGCCGCTGTCGGTGCAGCCGCACGTGGCGATCGGGGTGATGGGCGACGAGGCCTCGCTGCGCCAGGTGATCCTCAACCTGGTGGGCAACGCCAGCCGCCACACCCCCAAGGGCTCCCCCGTCGAGCTCGCGGTGGGCTACACGGCGCCGGACAGGGTGCGGATCGAGGTGCGCGACCACGGCGAGGGGATCGACGACGACCAGCGCGAGAAGGTGTTCGAGCGCTTCTACCGCACGGACTCCTCGCGCGTGCGCTCCGCCGGTCAGGGCGGCGGCGCGGGCCTCGGGCTCTCGATCGCGGCCTCCATCGTGGAGCAGCATCGCGGCGCGATCGGGGTGACGGAGACCGCTGGCGGCGGCGCCACCTTCTGGGTGGAGCTGCAGGGCACCGAGCTCGCGCCCGAGCTGGAGGTGGAGCCGGATCAGTTCCGTCCGCTGGGCGGCGGGGCCGACGAGCCCCCGACCGCGCCGGAGGGCCCGTAA
- a CDS encoding response regulator transcription factor, protein MTSHVDQDYEARLLVVDDEPNIRDLLATSLRFAGFEVFTASTGNEAIREATENQPDLVVLDVMLPDMDGFTVTRRLRDRGEKYPILFLTAKDETQDKVAGLTVGGDDYVTKPFSLEEVVARIRAVLRRTHGGAETEVDSSLVVADLRLDEDSHEVHRGDVNIELSPTEFKLLRYLMLNAGRVVSKTQILDHVWDYDWSGEVGIVESYISYLRRKIDVIGEPMIHTKRGIGYVLRAPEGS, encoded by the coding sequence ATGACTTCGCATGTGGACCAGGACTACGAAGCGCGACTGCTCGTGGTCGACGACGAGCCCAACATCCGCGACCTGCTCGCGACCTCCCTGCGCTTCGCCGGCTTCGAGGTGTTCACCGCCTCCACCGGCAACGAGGCGATCCGCGAGGCCACCGAGAACCAGCCGGACCTGGTGGTGCTCGACGTGATGCTGCCGGACATGGACGGCTTCACCGTGACCCGGCGCCTGCGCGACCGCGGGGAGAAGTACCCGATCCTGTTCCTCACCGCGAAGGACGAGACGCAGGACAAGGTCGCCGGGCTCACCGTGGGCGGCGACGACTACGTCACCAAGCCGTTCAGCCTGGAGGAGGTCGTGGCACGCATCCGGGCGGTGCTGCGCCGCACCCACGGCGGCGCCGAGACCGAGGTGGACAGCTCCCTGGTGGTGGCGGACCTCCGCCTGGACGAGGACTCCCACGAGGTCCATCGCGGGGACGTGAACATCGAGCTGTCCCCCACCGAGTTCAAGCTGCTGCGCTACCTGATGCTCAATGCGGGCCGGGTGGTCTCCAAGACCCAGATTCTCGACCACGTGTGGGACTACGACTGGTCCGGCGAGGTGGGGATCGTGGAGTCCTACATCTCCTACCTGCGTCGCAAGATCGACGTGATCGGTGAGCCGATGATCCACACGAAGCGCGGCATCGGCTACGTGCTGCGGGCCCCCGAAGGCTCCTGA
- a CDS encoding LapA family protein, with protein MTSSNDPTRPADGERTERPAGAAQHADEPAAQRPSAPGSGTPAGRRSGAEPTRTDPAPPADSSELDPVEAGASRSAGLWISLILGAIVLVLLLIFVIQNNVTAGFRYFSAEFDLPLGVAMLFAAIAGALVMALVGSVAMIRMRWTIRKLRKQQEKVRRASR; from the coding sequence ATGACCTCATCGAACGATCCCACCCGCCCCGCCGACGGGGAGCGCACGGAGCGTCCCGCCGGCGCCGCGCAGCACGCCGACGAGCCCGCCGCGCAGCGGCCGTCGGCGCCGGGTTCCGGCACGCCCGCGGGGCGCAGGTCGGGGGCGGAGCCGACGCGCACGGACCCCGCCCCGCCCGCGGACTCCTCCGAGCTCGACCCCGTCGAGGCCGGAGCAAGCCGCTCCGCCGGGCTGTGGATCTCGCTGATCCTCGGTGCGATCGTGCTGGTGCTGCTGCTGATCTTCGTGATCCAGAACAACGTCACCGCCGGGTTCCGGTACTTCTCCGCGGAGTTCGATCTGCCGCTCGGCGTCGCGATGCTGTTCGCGGCGATCGCCGGTGCGCTGGTCATGGCGCTGGTGGGCTCGGTGGCGATGATCCGCATGCGCTGGACCATCCGCAAGCTGCGCAAGCAGCAGGAGAAGGTGCGGCGCGCCTCCCGCTGA